The Rhizobiaceae bacterium genome contains the following window.
TCCTCGCGACCATCGGCTCTGCGGCGCCCTTCATCGGCCTGTTCGGCACGGTAGTTGGCATCATGACCTCGTTCCAGGCGATCGCGGGATCGAAATCGACAAACCTCGCGGTGGTCGCGCCCGGCATTGCCGAAGCGCTGCTCGCCACCGCGATCGGCCTGCTGGCGGCCATCCCCGCCGTCATCGCCTACAACAAGCTATCATCCGATGTCGGCAAGCTCGGCCTGCGCATGGAAGGCTTCGCCGACGAGTTCTCCGCCATACTGTCGCGCCAAATCGATGAAAAGGTTGCTCCAAGGGCGGCTGCCTGAGGCCAGGAGCGGATTGGAAAGACGATCATGGGAATGTCCGTAGGGGGTGCAGGTCGCGGCGGACGGGGTCATAGACGCCGTGGCCGTCATCACGGCCTGATGTCGGAGATCAACGTCACGCCGCTCGTGGACGTGATGCTGGTTCTGCTGATTATCTTCATGGTGGCCGCGCCGCTGCTGACCTCCACCGTGCCGATCGATCTGCCCAAGGCCAATGCGGCGACGACCGCGACGGAGACCAAGCCGCTGGAGGTCTCTGTCAACCGGGAGGGGGAAATCTGGATCGGCGACGAATCCTACCCGCTGGAGGAAGTGGCCTCGAAGCTCGCCGCCATTGCAAAGACGGGCTATGACGAGCGCATCCTGATACGGGGCGACCGCACGGCGGACTACGGCACGATCATGGGGGTGATGGCCGAGATCAGCTCCGCCGGTTACAAAAATATCGGCCTCGTCGGCCTTCCGCAGCAGGGTTCCTGAAGCGGGTCATGAGGGGCAGTCTCACAAGCTCGGTCGTGATGCACGCCGTGTTGCTCGGCCTGGGACTGGTGTCGCTGTCCTCACCGCGCTCCATGGATGCTTCGGTCGAGTCGATTTCGGTGGACATCGTGCCCATGGAACAGACGGCGCAGGTCCAGTTGGGCGACAAGAAGGCGCCCATGGCGGAAAAGCCTGCCCCGACGCCGACTGAACGGCCCCAGACCCTGCCCGACGCGCAGAAGATCGGCGATAACGAGGTCGACACCGACAAGCCTCCGGTGCCGGATGCAAAGCCCAAGCCGGTCGAATCGGCACAAGCGCCAAAGCCCCAGCCGAAGCCTGAGGAACCGGTCAAGAAGGAAGAGGTCCAGAAGACCGAGGAGCCGAAGCCGGTTCCTGCCACAGAGGTTGCGCAGGCCGAGCAGCCGAAGCAGGACGTCAGGCCCGATCCGGTGAAGCAGCCGGAACCGAAACCCGAACCGGAAAAGCAGGCGGAGCCGAAGCCCGCCGACCAGCCGGAGCAGAAAGTGGCCGACGCGCAGCCCGAGACCACGGATTCGATCGCCGAAACGATTGCCGATTCCCGGCCGGTCGAGGAAGCGGTGAAGCTGCCCGACAACGCGCCCGCGCCGGAATCCAAGCCGAAGCCGGCTGAAGCGCAGACCGCCAAGGCGCCGGACCGCAAGGCGTCCGAAGCGCCCGCCAAGGAAGCATCGTCGAAGCCCAAATCCGAAGACAGCGAGTTCAATGAGGATGAGGTCGCGGCACTCCTCAGCAAGGAAAAGACCGCGGGCGGCGGAGCGAAACGCTCCAGCCAGCAGGCGGCGCTCGGCGGCAAGCAGAATCAGGGCGCGAAACTCTCGCGTGGCGAGGAAGATGCGTTGAGGGATCAGCTCAGTGGTTGCTGGACGATACCCGCCGGGGCCGAGGGCGGGGACGGGCTGCGCGTCAAGGTAACATTCAACGTCGATGCCAGCGGCAAGCTCGACGGTCGTCCCCGGGTCGAGGAATCGAGCGGCAACCGGGCCTTCGACCAGAGCGCCGTGCGCGCCGTTCAAATCTGTGACCAGCAAGGGCTGCAACTGCCTGCGGGCAAGGCCGAGATCTGGTCCGAAATCGCTGTGAACTTCGACCCGAGCGACATGTTCTGATCGCCACGAGATTTATGAGGCACAAGGGAATGATGAAACTGTTGAAATCGCTTCTGGTGCTGTCGGCGCTCGCCGGCGCTCCCCTCGCGATGATGAACCCGGCGATGGCGCGGGTCGAAATCGACGTCAACAAGGGCGTCATCGAGCCTCTGCCGATCGCCGTCACCGACTTTCTCGGCGAAGGGCTCGGTGTCGAGATTTCGTCCATCGTCGCAGCCGACCTGAAGCGTTCCGGCCTGTTCGCGCCGATCGACAAGGCCGCCTTCGTGGAGAAAATTTCCAATCCGGACGCACAGCCGCGCTTCGAGGACTGGAAGGTCATCAATGCCCAGGCGCTCGTCACGGGCCGCGTCTCGACCGAGGCGGACGGGCGCATCCGCGCCGAATTCCGGCTGTGGGACACGTTCGGCGCGCAGCAACTGGTCGGCGAGCAGTTCTTTGCACCAATGGCCAACAAGCGCCGGGTCGCACACATCATTGCGGACGCCATCTACAAGGCGCTGACAGGCGAAGAAGGCTATTTCGACACGCGCGTGGTCTTCATCGACGAATCCGGCCCCAAGGACAAACGCCTCAAGCGCCTCGCGATCATGGACCAGGACGGCGCGAATGTGCGTTATTTGTCGAAGGGTTCGACCATTGCGCTGACGCCGCGTTTCTCGCCGACCCGGCAGGAAATCACCTACATGTCCTATGAGAGCGGCCAGCCGCAGGTCTATCTGTTGCAGATCGAGACCGGACAGCGCGAACTCGTCGGCAATTTTCCGGGCATGACGTTTGCGCCGCGCTTTTCGCCGGATGGCCAGAAGGTCATCATGAGCCTGTTGCGCGACGACGGCAATTCGAACATTTTCGCGATGGACTTGCGCAGCCGCAACACGACGCGGCTGACCAACACCAACGCAATCGACACCTCGCCCTCCTATTCGCCTGACGGTAGCAAGGTTGTTTTCACATCCGACCGGGGCGGGCAGCCGCAGATCTACGCGATGGGCGCGGACGGCTCGGGGCAGACCCGCATCTCGTTCGGAGGCGGCAGTTACTCCACGCCGGTGTGGTCGCCGCGCGGCGACCTGATCGCTTTCACCAAGCAGGTGGGCGGCGAATTTCAGATCGGCGTGATGAAGACTGATGGGTCGGGCGAGCGCATCCTTTCATCCGGCTTCGCGCAGGAAGGCCCGACCTGGGCACCCAACGGGCGGGTGCTGATGTACTTTGCGGAAGGGGCCGGATCGGGCGGTCCGAAGCTCAGGTCCATCGACCTGACCGGGCGCAACGAGCAACCGATCCCGTCGCCGAATTTTGCGTCCGACCCCGCCTGGTCGCCATTACTCGACTGAACCCGGCCTGTCGCCGTGGCAGCATTTTTTGAGACTTCGCCGCCTTTTGGCCCCATTCGGTTCGGAAGGCTCCGGGTCGAGGGAAATGCCCCGCGAATCAGGAGTTTGCGGCTGCTGGTATGAAAACATTAACCCTGTTCGTTGAGCGCGCATTAACCGCAACGTGGTTACTGGATGGTCAACCAGTTCGTTACAATTCGCCAAGTTTTGATTTGAAGGAGAGGTGGCCATGCGCCGCATCGCAGCTATAGCAAGAAACCCGGTCGCAGTGGCTCTGGTGGCAGCATTGGCCATCGCGGGCTGCGCGTCCAAGAAGACGCCCAACAGCGCAGGCGACCTCGGCCTTGGCGCCGGGGCTGCGAGACCCGGCTCGCCGCAGGATTTCACAGTCAATGTCGGTGACCGCATTTTCTTCGATACGGATTCCTCGGCCATCCGCGCCGATGCGCAGCAGACGCTCGCACGGCAGGCACAGTGGCTCAACCGCTACACCAATTATGCGATCACCGTCGAAGGTCACGCCGACGAGCGTGGAACCCGCGAATACAATCTGGCGCTCGGCGCGCGACGCGCCGCGGCGACCCGCGATTTCCTGATCGGCCAGGGCGTCGCCGGCAACCGCCTCAAGACGATTTCCTATGGCAAGGAGCGTCCGGTCGCAGTCTGCGACGACATCTCCTGCTGGTCGCAGAATCGCCGCGCCGTCACCGTTCCGCGTGGACCGGGTAGCTGATCGACCTCAAACTGGGTTTTGGAAACGCCGGGCAATTGCCCGGCGTTTTCATTTGGGGGATTGTTGCGTGTCTGCAACACCTTTCCGCATCTTCAATGCTGCGCTGCAAACACCTAAATTTGGCCGCTAATATAGGCATATTTCAACGAAGGACCGCTTGGTCCGTGAGATGGATTGCGAGAGCCAGATGCAATTTCGAAGTCTTTTGAGCGGCGCCGTGGCAGCGCTGCTTCTGTCCGGGGCGGCGCAGGCGGCCGGCTCCGCAGACAATATTGCGCCCGCGCCGCAGCAGGGACTGCCGGGGGTGTTCCCTGTCCAGGAGCGGGCGCCGGTCGTTCTTGCCCAATCGACCAACCAGGCGCTGGATGAACAATTGCGGCAGATGAACGGGCGCATCGAGGAATTGAACTTCCAGCTCCTGCAGCTTCAGGAGCAGATCCGGAAGATGCAGGAGGACAACGAGTTTCGCTTTCAGGAGCTGGAAGACAAGAAGACCGATGCGGGCGGCGCAAAGACCCCGCGCAAGCATACGATGGCGGAACCGGCGGCGACTGCAACTCCGGAGAAGGCCGCAACCGCGTCGAACGGCGGCGCGACCGTTCCGCAGCAATCAACCGCGCGGTCCATCGAGCAGCTTGCGTCGGCTCCGCTGGCGGAACCTCAATCCAGTGATGCCGGATCGCAGCCTGGCGATCCGCAACAGTCGTTCGGCACCATCACATTCGACCAGAACGGCAATGTCGTCGGCGGCAGCGTCGGCGACACCGCCGTCACGACACGCGATCCGAATGCCGCGCTGCCGCAGGAAGGGACCGACACATCCGACGACACGGTGGTCGCGGCGCTGCCCCCTTCCAACGATCCCGACGACCTCTACCGCAGTTCCTATGAATCCATTCTGGCCGGCCAATACAAGGCCGCGGAGGCCGGTTTCAGGCAGCATGTCGAGCGTTTCCCCGACGATGCACGCGCACCGGATGCGGAGTTCTGGCTGGGTGAGTCCTTGCTAGGGCAGCAGAAATACCGTGAAGCCGCCGAAGTCTTTCTGGATGCGAACAAGAAGTACCCGAGAGCCAAGAAGGCGCCTGACATGCTGTTCAAGCTCGGCGTCTCGCTTGTCGGCATCAACCAGCGTGATGTCGGCTGCGCGACCTTCGTCGAGGTGGGAAAGCGCTATCCCAACGCATCTGCGGCGCTCAAGAAGCGCATCGAGCGGGAACAGGCCGAAGCCAAGTGCTGAACGGTGGGCCGCTGGCCTCTCTTTTCAATTCCTATGATTTCATGCCGGGCGAAAAGTATGTCGCGGCAGTATCCGGCGGCAGCGATTCACTCGCGCTGCTTCTTCTTCTCAAGGCTCATCTTGACAGATCCTGTCCCGGCGCAAAGCTGATTGCAGCCACCGTCGATCACGGGTTGCGGCCCGCGTCCGCAATGGAGGCGGAGGATGTCGGCAGGCTTTGCCGCGATATCGGCCTCGAACATGTCGTGCTTCGCTGGACCGGCGAAAAGCCGATACGCGGCATTCAGGCCGCTGCTCGCCTTGCGCGCCATCGCCTCCTTGGGGAGTTCGCAGCGAGCATCGGTGCGTTGGCGGTTTTCACGGGCCATACGCGCGACGACCTTGCCGAAACGGCGCTGATGCGAGGCGCGCGCGGCGAAGGGCGGGGTAGCGCCGGGATCGCGCCCGCGACGCTTTTTGGCGGCTCGGCGTGGTTTCTCCGTCCGCTCCTCGGAGTGAAGAGGGACCAGTTGCGCAATTATCTCGTCGCGCAGGGCGTAGGCTGGACCGTTGATCCCAGCAACAGCGATGCTCGTTTCGAGCGCGCCCGGCTGCGTACAGCGCTCGGGCAGGCGAAGGACGGTGAAGCACAGATGGATCGCGCCGTGTCGGCGGCAGCGGATGCCGCCGCAATCCGCATGGCGCGCGCCCATTGGGCGGCGGGAATCGTGCGGCTTCATGCACTCTACGCTGCGCCGGGCCTGATCCGGCTCGACCGTGATGCCCTTGAGGCGTCGGACGAAACGGCAATCGCAGCGCTCGGCGCGCTCGTGGCGGTGGCGGGCGGCGCCGAGCAACTGCCGGACCGCAAGCGCATCGGCGCGCTCCTGCACAGGTTGCGGGCCGGGACGTTGCGCGCAAATCTCGCCCGCGCGCTGATCGATGCGCGAAAGGACGCGATTTTCTTCCTGCGCGAGGCGCGCGGTCTGCCGCAGGACGCACCGACCCCGGACACGATCTGGGACGGTCGATATGCGATTGTCGCGGCCGAGGAGGGCGGGCGCGTCGATTCGTCTCGCCCGGCGCCCGCGCCCGACAGCCTGATCCGCGCCGCCCGGCGTGCCGAGCCGATCTTGCCGCCTGACCGGGCAAAAATCCCCGTGGTTGCCCCTTGGCGGCAATTCCTGCCGGTTTTCGATCTTGTGCTCGCCAATGAGGTGGGACGTTTGATTGGCGCAAGTCGTTTACCGTCTTTGCCTTTTCAGGGTCACATTGAAAAGACAACGTAACGGAAGTGAAGGGAGCGCTTGGCAAGGTGCGTCGGCGTCCCTATGTTGGGAAGAATTTAGTGCCAATCCAGCACGGTCGCGCGGCGGCCTGCGGTAGCGCGACAGGGAAGTGATGAATCCGAATTACCGTAATCTTGCTTTGTGGGCGATCATCGCGGTCTTGCTCATTGCGCTTTTCAACCTGTTTCAGGGCGGCCCGCAGCAGCGGGGGTCCGTACAGGATATCCCCTATTCCGAATTCCTTTCCCAGGTTGAAGCCGGTCGCGTGAAGACGGTCACGATTTCGGGGCAGCGCATAACGGGCAATTATTCCGACAGCGCCGCCGCGTTCCAGACCTATTCGCCGGGCGATTCCGATCTGGTGAAGCGCCTTGAGGACAAGGACGTGACCATCAACGCGCGGCCCGAGACGGACGGTTCCGGCTCGCTTCTGGGCGTGCTGCTGTCATGGCTGCCGATGATCCTGATTCTCGGGGTGTGGATCTTCTTCATGCGCCAGATGCAGTCCGGTTCGGGACGTGCGATGGGCTTCGGCAAGTCGAAGGCAAAGCTGCTCACCGAGGCGCATGGCCGGGTGACCTTTCAGGACGTGGCAGGCGTCGACGAGGCCAAGGAAGACCTCGAGGAGATTGTCGAGTTCCTGCGCGATCCGCAAAAATTTCAGAGGCTCGGCGGCAAGATTCCGCGCGGCGTGCTTCTCGTCGGCCCTCCCGGGACAGGCAAAACCCTGCTCGCGCGCTCGGTCGCGGGCGAGGCCAACGTGCCGTTCTTCACCATTTCCGGTTCGGATTTCGTCGAGATGTTCGTCGGTGTCGGCGCAAGCCGCGTGCGTGACATGTTCGATCAGGCGAAGAAGAACGCTCCCTGCATCATCTTCATCGATGAAATCGATGCCGTTGGCCGCCATCGCGGTGCGGGTCTCGGCGGCGGCAATGACGAACGCGAGCAGACGCTGAACCAGTTGCTGGTCGAAATGGATGGCTTCGAGGCCAATGAAGGCATCATCCTGATTGCCGCGACCAACCGGCCCGACGTTCTCGACCCCGCGCTCCTGAGGCCGGGCCGTTTCGACCGGCAGGTCGTGGTGCCGAACCCGGACATCAATGGCCGCGAGAAGATTCTCAAAGTGCATGTGCGCAACGTGCCGCTCGCGCCGAATGTCGACCTCAAGGTCATCGCGCGCGGGACGCCGGGTTTCTCCGGCGCCGACCTCGCCAATCTCGTCAACGAGGCGGCCCTTATGGCTGCCCGGCGCAACAAGCGCCTCGTGACCATGCAGGAATTCGAAGACGCCAAGGATAAGGTCATGATGGGCGCGGAGCGGCGCTCCTCGGCGATGACGCAGGCGGAAAAGGAGCTCACCGCCTATCATGAGGCCGGTCACGCCATCCTCGCGTTGAATGTTCCCGCTGCCGATCCGCTGCACAAGGCGACGATCATTCCTCGCGGACGTGCGCTCGGCATGGTCATGCAGTTGCCCGAAGGCGACCGCTATTCGATGAGCTACAAATACATGATCTCGCGGCTTGCGATCATGATGGGTGGACGCGTGGCGGAAGAGATCAAGTTCGGCAAGGAAAACATCACCTCCGGCGCATCTTCCGACATCGAGCAGGCGACCAAGCTGGCGCGCGCCATGGTCACCCGCTGGGGCTTTTCGGACAAGCTCGGCCATGTTGCCTATGGCGAGAACCAGGAAGAGGTGTTCCTCGGCCATTCGGTAGCGCGCACCCAGAACGTCTCGGAAGAGACGGCCCAGATCATCGATGCTGAAGTGCGTCGCCTGATCGACGAAGCCTATTCGACGGCCATGCGCATCCTGACCAAGCACAAGAAGGAATGGATCGCGCTGGCGGAAGGGCTGCTCGAATACGAGACGCTCAGCGGCGAGGAGATCAAGCAGCTTATTGCCGGCAAGAAGCCTTCGCGCGATCTGGGTGACGATACGCCGCCCTCACGCGGATCCGCTGTGCCGAAGGCCGGATCGACACGCGGCAAGAAGAAGGGCTCGGAGCCGGAAGGCGGCATGGAGCCACAGCCGCAAAGCTGAAAATGCGTTGACCGACAAACAGAAAACGCCGCGTCATGCGGCGTTTTTTCGTTTGTGTTGGCTTCTGGCTTTTGACCGGCGGCCTACTGCGCGGTTGCCTTCAGGCGCGCGGTGCATAGGCTGAAATAACCGCCGCCCTTCTGGACCCAGCGCAGGTCGCCCAGCGTATTCGCTGCCTTGTTTGCGTGATAGGCGTCGAGGCAGGTCTTCATTCGCTGCTTTGCAGGGGTCTCGGACGAGAACTTCGCGTCGATCTTTTCGGGGAAGGTTACGCCTTCGGGGATGGCGATTTCAGTCGCGGGCTTCGGGGTATCCGCCTGGGCAATCGCCACTGTGCCCGCGGAATTTCCCGTTCCGCATTCCCGATCGCGAAATTCCGTCCATTTCGGCGCGGGCTTTTCCGGGGTGGCGCTTTTTCTGACTGCCTCGAATTTCAAAGCGCATTCCTTCATCGAAGGCGTTTCGGCGAAAGCTTGCGTGGAAATTGAAAGCACGGCGAGCGATGCAACAGCGATGCGGCTGCACGAACGTATGATTGAACTCACAATGGCCTCGGTATGGATGGAGTTGATGGATGCGATCAAGCGCCCATCAATATATTATATTATGCTAAATTATAAAAGCCTTGCGATGCCGGCTTGCATTTTGCATCACTGCGTGGCGGGGCAGGAGGGCGCTTTCGATCGAGAAAAATTCGAAGCAACTTTTTCGCAATCACTGGTAACATAGACTTATTAAATGTGATGCGCCGGCCGGGGGATTCTGTGGCAATAGCATCCGTTAACTTTTGGGACCCATGAGTTTGATGACAAAGCGTTATTTCGGCACCGACGGCATCCGTGGACGCGCCAATTCCTTTCCGATGACTGCCGATGTCGCGATGCGCGTCGGCATGGCGGCAGGCATGTCCTTTCAGCGCGGCGATCACCGGCACAGGGTCGTGGTGGGCAAGGACACGCGCCTGTCCGGCTATATGCTGGAAAACGCGATGGTGGCAGGATTTTGTGCGGCGGGCATGGACGTGTTCCTGCTTGGCCCGATACCGACGCCCGCAGTTGCGATGCTCGCGCGGTCGCTGCGTGCCGATATCGGCGTGATGATCTCGGCCTCGCACAATCCTTATGACGACAATGGAATCAAGCTGTTCGGCCCTGATGGCTACAAGCTTTCGGACGAGCATGAACAGCGCATCGAAGCGATGCTGGACCAGAAGATCGACATCAACCTGGCTGACCCGGATGCGCTCGGACGCGCAAAGCGCGTCGATGGTGTGCATGACCGCTACGTCGAGTTCGCGAAGCGCACGCTGCCGCGTTCGATGTCGCTTGCCGGCCTGCGCATCGTGATCGATTGCGCAAACGGCGCTGGCTACAAGGTTGCGCCCGCAGCACTTTGGGAGCTTGGCGCGGAAGTCATCGCCATCAATGTCGAGCCCAACGGCTTCAACATCAACAAGGATTGCGGTTCAACCCATCCGGCGGGACTGCAGAAGAAGGTGCACGAAGTGCGCGCCGACATCGGCATTGCGCTCGACGGTGATGCGGACCGCGTGACCATCGTGGACGAAACCGGCGCAATCGTCGATGGTGACCAGATCATGGCATTGATCGCGGAGTCCTGGAACGAGGCGGGCCGTCTGGCGGGCGGCGGCGTCGTGGCCACCGTCATGTCGAATCTCGGCCTCGAACGTTTCCTCGGCGAGCAGGGCCTCCAGCTTCATCGCACCAAGGTTGGCGACCGATATGTTGTCGAACACATGCGGGCGCACGGCTTCAATGTCGGCGGAGAGCAATCCGGCCACATCGTGTTGTCCGACTTTTCGACCACGGGGGACGGCCTGGTATCCGCCTTGCAGGTGCTTGCCTGCGTCAAGCGCGCCGAGAAGCCCGTCAGCGAACTTTGCCGCAAATTCGAGCCCGTGCCGCAGTTTCTCAAGAATGTCCGCTTTTCGGGCGGAAAGCCGCTAGAGGCGAAATCGGTCAAGCAGGCGATTGAGGACGGGCGCTCGCGCCTCGGCGCAGGAGGGCGGCTCGTCATTCGTCCCTCGGGCACCGAGCCGCTGATCCGCGTGATGGCTGAAGGCGATGATTCGGTGCTGGTCGAATCCGTCGTGGACGAAATCGTCGGCGTCATCGCGGAGGTCCGTTCGGCCGCCTGATCCAAGTTACCCATCGATTTACAAGGGCGCGGCCTGCGGGCCGCGCTTTGCGTTTCCGGAATGCGGGCGCAACGTGGTTAACAAAGACGGTTAAGAGCAGATTAACCTTTGCGATTCATTATCCATAACGGATGAGGTGGCGCCGAACAGCCGTTCGGCATTCCGTGAGGGTTTTGACTATGCGCGTTTTCTTGACCGGCATCGCTGTTTTGTTGGCGGGCACCACGGTGCAGGCTCTGGCTGCGGACATGCCCGCGGTTGATCCGGCCCCCGTGGTCTACGAACAGCCCAACACGGGCGGCTGGTACATTCGCGGCGATCTCGGCGGGCATTGGGCCGATTTCGGCGAAGCCGAATACATCACCTACGGAGCGGGCGTTCCGTTGCCGGGGACGGACATTCTTGAAGGCAATCTGGACGGCGCGTTCACGCTGGGCGCGGGCGTCGGCTACCAGATCAACGAACATTTCCGCACAGACATCACGGCCGATTACTGGTTCGATGCAGATTTCAACGGATCGAGCAGCGGCGGTGCGACGACCGACACATCCTCGATGTCGGCCTGGTTGTTGCTGGCGAATGCCTATGTCGACTTCGGCACTTGGGGCGGGTTCACACCCTATGTCGGCGCGGGCATCGGCGGTGCCCATATCAAGTGGGATACGCTGGTGAACACGCCGCCCGGTGCGGAACATCCCGGTGATTCGAATTGGCGCTTTGCGGCAGCGGTGATGGCCGGTGCCTCCTACTGCCTGACCGACAAGCTGCAATTGGACGCAGGCTATCGGTTCACACATGTGGAAGGCGGACGCATGTTCGAGCAGGTCGGCACGCAACCCGGTCCTGGATTCGATGACGGTCTGAATGTCCATGAAGTTCGTGGCGGCCTCCGGTATGCGCTTGGGGGAAGCGCCGCAAACTGCGTCGAACCCGCGGTCTACGTGCCCGCCGTGGAGCCGGTCTACAAATAGGCTCCCAACTTAGCATCTCCTGATACTGCATGGACGCCCGGCTTGCCGGGCGTTTTTTGTTGGCTTTCAGCTCCCAAACGGTAACATAATATAAGCATCTTGAAATTAAGTAATTCCTGTTATAGAGTGGACCAAATCATTGGGTGGTATGGGCGTAGGCATGTCTTCTAGAATTCAGTTTACCTTGGCTGTGCTGTTGGGCACGTGTGCATGCACGTTCGCGGCGGAAAAGTTGCCGGTGGTGATTTCGGACCAGTCACCGGCGGCAGGATTCAAGCCGACGTCGAATTGGTACTTGCTCGGCAGCCTGAGCTATGTCGCCAGCGACCCTGTCTATGATTACACGCAGAATGGCGAGGACAGCCAGACAAGGCGTTTTGGCTACACGGTCGGCACCGGCTACCGCCTGAATGAAAGGCTGCGTGGGGACATTACGACGAGCTATATCACGCGGGAGTCCTATTCCGATCCTGCCGATGCGACCAATTCAGGCCGCCTCAGGATCTGGAGTATGTTGCTCAACGGATATTACGATATTGGAACCTATGCGGATTTCACGCCCTATGTTGGTGCGGGCGTGGGCCTGATGCGCACGTTGGACACGATGCCTGAGACCTTCTCGGGCACGGTTCCGGGCTATAACTCCTCCCAGACGGAGTTCGCTTTTGCATTGAACGCAGGCGTCGGATATCGCATGTCGGACAGCCTGACCTTCGATATGGGATATCAGTTCCTCGCTTCGCCGACGACGCAATATGTCGACTATGGCAGCGGTACAGTTGAGGATGGTCTGAATCTGCACCAGCTCCGGATCGGCTTCCGCTACACGATGAACTAGTACGGCGTTCGCGGCGCGCGCTATGCGACCGGGCGGTTGGGTCAGGACCGCAGGGCGATGCTTTGCCGATTTCGGCGTGACTCATCTCGGGTTTCGAGACGGACTGGCTTTGCGCATGCGCTGATGCGATAGCCGGATGGTCTTCAATAGCGACATGTATTTTGCTCTTGACGACAACCGCCTGATCTCATATCCGCGTCCGTGGGCCACCCCTCCCCAACGAGGGGCTAACTATCTGGAAGGATAGACCACGATGACGACGATTTCGTCCAAGCCGGCAGTGCGTCCGGCAAATCCCAATTTCTCTTCAGGTCCGTGTGCAAAGCGTCCAGGCTGGTCGCCGGAGGCATTGGCGGAAGCTCCGCTCGGGCGCTCTCACCGTGCCAAGATCGGCAAGAGCCGC
Protein-coding sequences here:
- the tolA gene encoding cell envelope integrity protein TolA codes for the protein MRGSLTSSVVMHAVLLGLGLVSLSSPRSMDASVESISVDIVPMEQTAQVQLGDKKAPMAEKPAPTPTERPQTLPDAQKIGDNEVDTDKPPVPDAKPKPVESAQAPKPQPKPEEPVKKEEVQKTEEPKPVPATEVAQAEQPKQDVRPDPVKQPEPKPEPEKQAEPKPADQPEQKVADAQPETTDSIAETIADSRPVEEAVKLPDNAPAPESKPKPAEAQTAKAPDRKASEAPAKEASSKPKSEDSEFNEDEVAALLSKEKTAGGGAKRSSQQAALGGKQNQGAKLSRGEEDALRDQLSGCWTIPAGAEGGDGLRVKVTFNVDASGKLDGRPRVEESSGNRAFDQSAVRAVQICDQQGLQLPAGKAEIWSEIAVNFDPSDMF
- the tolB gene encoding Tol-Pal system beta propeller repeat protein TolB, producing the protein MMNPAMARVEIDVNKGVIEPLPIAVTDFLGEGLGVEISSIVAADLKRSGLFAPIDKAAFVEKISNPDAQPRFEDWKVINAQALVTGRVSTEADGRIRAEFRLWDTFGAQQLVGEQFFAPMANKRRVAHIIADAIYKALTGEEGYFDTRVVFIDESGPKDKRLKRLAIMDQDGANVRYLSKGSTIALTPRFSPTRQEITYMSYESGQPQVYLLQIETGQRELVGNFPGMTFAPRFSPDGQKVIMSLLRDDGNSNIFAMDLRSRNTTRLTNTNAIDTSPSYSPDGSKVVFTSDRGGQPQIYAMGADGSGQTRISFGGGSYSTPVWSPRGDLIAFTKQVGGEFQIGVMKTDGSGERILSSGFAQEGPTWAPNGRVLMYFAEGAGSGGPKLRSIDLTGRNEQPIPSPNFASDPAWSPLLD
- the ybgF gene encoding tol-pal system protein YbgF, whose translation is MQFRSLLSGAVAALLLSGAAQAAGSADNIAPAPQQGLPGVFPVQERAPVVLAQSTNQALDEQLRQMNGRIEELNFQLLQLQEQIRKMQEDNEFRFQELEDKKTDAGGAKTPRKHTMAEPAATATPEKAATASNGGATVPQQSTARSIEQLASAPLAEPQSSDAGSQPGDPQQSFGTITFDQNGNVVGGSVGDTAVTTRDPNAALPQEGTDTSDDTVVAALPPSNDPDDLYRSSYESILAGQYKAAEAGFRQHVERFPDDARAPDAEFWLGESLLGQQKYREAAEVFLDANKKYPRAKKAPDMLFKLGVSLVGINQRDVGCATFVEVGKRYPNASAALKKRIEREQAEAKC
- the tilS gene encoding tRNA lysidine(34) synthetase TilS; its protein translation is MPGEKYVAAVSGGSDSLALLLLLKAHLDRSCPGAKLIAATVDHGLRPASAMEAEDVGRLCRDIGLEHVVLRWTGEKPIRGIQAAARLARHRLLGEFAASIGALAVFTGHTRDDLAETALMRGARGEGRGSAGIAPATLFGGSAWFLRPLLGVKRDQLRNYLVAQGVGWTVDPSNSDARFERARLRTALGQAKDGEAQMDRAVSAAADAAAIRMARAHWAAGIVRLHALYAAPGLIRLDRDALEASDETAIAALGALVAVAGGAEQLPDRKRIGALLHRLRAGTLRANLARALIDARKDAIFFLREARGLPQDAPTPDTIWDGRYAIVAAEEGGRVDSSRPAPAPDSLIRAARRAEPILPPDRAKIPVVAPWRQFLPVFDLVLANEVGRLIGASRLPSLPFQGHIEKTT
- the ftsH gene encoding ATP-dependent zinc metalloprotease FtsH; the protein is MNPNYRNLALWAIIAVLLIALFNLFQGGPQQRGSVQDIPYSEFLSQVEAGRVKTVTISGQRITGNYSDSAAAFQTYSPGDSDLVKRLEDKDVTINARPETDGSGSLLGVLLSWLPMILILGVWIFFMRQMQSGSGRAMGFGKSKAKLLTEAHGRVTFQDVAGVDEAKEDLEEIVEFLRDPQKFQRLGGKIPRGVLLVGPPGTGKTLLARSVAGEANVPFFTISGSDFVEMFVGVGASRVRDMFDQAKKNAPCIIFIDEIDAVGRHRGAGLGGGNDEREQTLNQLLVEMDGFEANEGIILIAATNRPDVLDPALLRPGRFDRQVVVPNPDINGREKILKVHVRNVPLAPNVDLKVIARGTPGFSGADLANLVNEAALMAARRNKRLVTMQEFEDAKDKVMMGAERRSSAMTQAEKELTAYHEAGHAILALNVPAADPLHKATIIPRGRALGMVMQLPEGDRYSMSYKYMISRLAIMMGGRVAEEIKFGKENITSGASSDIEQATKLARAMVTRWGFSDKLGHVAYGENQEEVFLGHSVARTQNVSEETAQIIDAEVRRLIDEAYSTAMRILTKHKKEWIALAEGLLEYETLSGEEIKQLIAGKKPSRDLGDDTPPSRGSAVPKAGSTRGKKKGSEPEGGMEPQPQS
- the tolR gene encoding protein TolR, coding for MGMSVGGAGRGGRGHRRRGRHHGLMSEINVTPLVDVMLVLLIIFMVAAPLLTSTVPIDLPKANAATTATETKPLEVSVNREGEIWIGDESYPLEEVASKLAAIAKTGYDERILIRGDRTADYGTIMGVMAEISSAGYKNIGLVGLPQQGS
- the pal gene encoding peptidoglycan-associated lipoprotein Pal; this encodes MRRIAAIARNPVAVALVAALAIAGCASKKTPNSAGDLGLGAGAARPGSPQDFTVNVGDRIFFDTDSSAIRADAQQTLARQAQWLNRYTNYAITVEGHADERGTREYNLALGARRAAATRDFLIGQGVAGNRLKTISYGKERPVAVCDDISCWSQNRRAVTVPRGPGS